Proteins encoded within one genomic window of Fibrobacter sp. UWP2:
- a CDS encoding fibro-slime domain-containing protein gives MKIEKTLLMAGLAFGVTNVFAKSTVDCTSPQDKGKQCAELDIVVRDFQVIHPDFENFYEEASVNLNASWTSPGYRDDTTWMQKRADAAWGCANADPGNGRDNSALGIYIGTDAYPIAMNPGIPSQLPTYLQTKLSATGQKAFYGEFDCGGKKQRGYEHEMTSCSKDWSKPVLVTPGMVNQYLTFKPELGDDMMYEPVISRARMACDNQYFDQWYADYDAAGNSLQQSNINTRMNTVLQLPLVAGTKNTFEIDYNWNNGGYFPLDVVDANNNWVAQFTGGQCAFSTPCQFGPQSLSIFCPPYQYLWAGSQKDYMGTSTAQLCSDWKANGGPKTPMAASIAAGANGTVGSRHLRNYNFTMMGYAKFKYNKGGKEVFEFTGDDDMWIFVDGVLVVDLGGTHLAASGKADMDYLSSWSHGCLPGQPLADQTGENQNCDRDPADGQWKNGSWHHLHFFYADRQTDGSNMKIHSTLSELAKSRYGQPAVGEAVVKVDDDGKVTNSIFLNTTLNPTTVEALRNSAATQTPAMVIVREVTDPNTGKKTQVVYGYIPSTFSDGVDKGADGVLYQFDGQLVAMNADGSYTPVDGGLLGGDLIAFNVAGTTEGLDESNDDGAIPTEVWNQLMAWSSKMTYNVTSSTGKAVEGFDPLEDWASIEYTAVAVVELIPDGPGISRPDFSEQSEKLTNAAGSDGLKEDQTADLVLVSIPAVPGQNPLTWAVDNADEMMKSGQNGGLPTSVKTKAGEVPVTASNVAGLNAGSGTTLCYNDGAGKKGSASSESCTSFSFATSQPFRVNIRVFDHLGNFVNQFNKSVTDEDFSKALGTGVKVAGCDDAHPLYGGTGAMLANIKVYPVSQDGRQLATGPYIYQVTVVMEKYEYCYMAKGTSPTIMNMPFMRSTETYRRGYRRAKAK, from the coding sequence ATGAAAATCGAAAAGACTCTATTGATGGCCGGATTGGCTTTCGGTGTAACGAATGTTTTTGCTAAGTCCACTGTGGATTGTACAAGTCCGCAAGACAAGGGAAAACAGTGTGCCGAACTGGACATCGTGGTCCGCGACTTCCAGGTGATTCACCCTGACTTTGAAAACTTTTACGAAGAAGCTTCGGTAAACCTCAACGCTTCTTGGACGTCGCCGGGCTATAGGGACGACACAACCTGGATGCAGAAGCGTGCCGACGCCGCATGGGGCTGCGCCAACGCCGACCCCGGTAATGGTCGCGACAACTCCGCTTTGGGTATTTACATTGGTACGGACGCTTACCCGATTGCCATGAACCCGGGTATCCCGTCGCAGTTGCCCACTTACCTGCAGACCAAGCTTTCTGCGACCGGCCAAAAGGCCTTTTATGGTGAGTTCGACTGCGGGGGCAAAAAGCAGAGAGGCTACGAACACGAAATGACCTCTTGCAGCAAGGACTGGTCGAAGCCGGTGCTCGTGACCCCGGGCATGGTCAACCAGTACTTGACTTTTAAACCCGAACTTGGCGACGACATGATGTACGAGCCGGTCATTAGCCGTGCCCGTATGGCGTGCGACAACCAGTACTTTGACCAGTGGTACGCCGACTACGATGCCGCGGGCAACAGCCTCCAGCAGTCCAACATCAATACGCGTATGAACACGGTTCTCCAGTTGCCGTTGGTCGCTGGCACCAAGAACACCTTTGAAATCGACTACAACTGGAACAACGGTGGTTACTTCCCGCTCGATGTCGTCGATGCCAACAACAACTGGGTGGCCCAGTTTACCGGCGGCCAGTGCGCCTTTAGCACCCCCTGCCAGTTCGGTCCGCAGTCCCTCTCCATTTTCTGCCCGCCGTATCAGTACCTGTGGGCGGGCTCTCAAAAAGACTACATGGGTACCTCCACGGCTCAGCTGTGCTCCGATTGGAAGGCCAATGGCGGTCCTAAGACCCCGATGGCAGCCTCTATTGCTGCGGGTGCAAACGGAACTGTTGGTTCCCGCCATCTCCGCAACTACAACTTCACCATGATGGGCTATGCCAAGTTCAAGTACAACAAGGGCGGCAAGGAAGTCTTTGAATTTACCGGTGACGACGACATGTGGATCTTTGTGGACGGCGTCCTTGTGGTGGACCTGGGTGGTACGCACTTGGCTGCTTCGGGTAAGGCCGACATGGACTACCTTTCGTCTTGGTCCCACGGATGCCTGCCGGGTCAGCCTCTTGCCGACCAGACGGGTGAAAACCAGAACTGCGACCGTGACCCCGCCGATGGCCAGTGGAAGAACGGCTCTTGGCACCATTTGCACTTCTTCTACGCAGACCGCCAGACCGATGGTTCTAACATGAAGATTCACTCGACGCTTTCGGAGCTTGCCAAGTCCCGTTATGGCCAGCCGGCTGTGGGCGAAGCCGTGGTGAAGGTGGATGATGACGGTAAGGTGACGAACAGCATATTCTTGAACACTACCTTGAATCCTACAACTGTTGAAGCGCTCCGTAATTCTGCTGCTACTCAAACTCCTGCGATGGTCATTGTCCGCGAAGTGACTGACCCCAACACGGGCAAAAAAACTCAAGTGGTCTATGGCTATATTCCCTCGACCTTTAGCGATGGTGTCGACAAGGGTGCCGATGGTGTTCTTTACCAGTTCGATGGCCAGCTGGTCGCCATGAATGCCGACGGCTCCTACACCCCAGTGGATGGCGGTTTGTTGGGCGGTGACTTGATTGCCTTTAACGTGGCTGGTACCACCGAAGGCCTGGATGAGTCCAACGATGACGGCGCCATTCCGACTGAAGTCTGGAATCAGTTGATGGCTTGGAGTAGCAAGATGACTTACAACGTCACTTCTTCGACCGGTAAAGCTGTGGAAGGCTTCGACCCGCTCGAAGACTGGGCTAGCATTGAGTATACGGCTGTTGCCGTTGTGGAACTTATTCCCGATGGTCCGGGCATTTCCCGTCCCGATTTCTCAGAACAGTCTGAAAAGTTGACGAATGCTGCTGGCAGTGACGGCCTTAAGGAAGACCAGACTGCTGACTTGGTCCTGGTCTCGATTCCGGCAGTTCCTGGTCAGAACCCGTTGACCTGGGCTGTGGACAATGCCGATGAAATGATGAAGTCCGGTCAGAACGGTGGCTTGCCGACGTCGGTCAAGACGAAGGCTGGTGAAGTTCCTGTGACAGCAAGCAATGTGGCTGGTTTGAACGCTGGCTCGGGGACTACATTGTGCTACAACGACGGTGCCGGCAAGAAGGGCAGCGCCAGCAGCGAAAGCTGCACGAGCTTCTCCTTTGCTACGTCTCAGCCGTTCCGCGTGAATATCCGCGTGTTCGACCATTTGGGCAATTTCGTGAACCAGTTCAACAAGTCTGTGACCGACGAAGACTTCTCAAAGGCTTTGGGAACGGGTGTTAAGGTTGCTGGTTGCGATGATGCTCACCCGCTTTATGGTGGTACGGGCGCCATGCTTGCCAACATCAAGGTGTACCCTGTTTCCCAGGATGGCCGCCAGTTGGCAACTGGTCCGTACATTTACCAGGTCACTGTCGTGATGGAAAAGTACGAGTACTGCTACATGGCTAAAGGCACCTCTCCGACCATCATGAACATGCCGTTCATGCGTTCGACCGAGACTTATCGCCGCGGTTACCGTCGCGCCAAGGCAAAGTAA
- a CDS encoding MiaB/RimO family radical SAM methylthiotransferase, giving the protein MNGATPQQIYVLSQGCAANFGDGEKIARALQAQHPNAEILFEIPDRAMEAPSGLRPLSKTTFYLNVCTVKGNAGAIKLLRSVHESFPQAAVYITGCAPKDFVAEATRVWSGIQFTSLHEIELRQPAKVLSTGPRPARVLRESPYVGIVNIEEGCLDACAFCSTHLVKGKLKSFEAGAIVEQVQKLVGDGCLEIQLSGQDCACYGFDFGTNLAELVQNILVHVPGNYKLRLGMGNPRHVLGYQEALLDCFTDERVYQFIHLPVQSGSDRVLKLMNRRHSVADYRQLAESFAKRFPLFTLSTDLIVGHPGETPEDFEETLQLLKETRPTVCNITRFVARPGTPAAKLDGQIPDALKHERSARLFEAFQQIALENNRKWVGSQCTVVTEKCGHRPGTTIARNTAYRPVALAGEFPAGQRLQVRIEGAEPFALTASAL; this is encoded by the coding sequence ATGAACGGCGCCACCCCCCAGCAAATCTACGTTTTGAGCCAGGGCTGTGCCGCGAACTTTGGTGACGGCGAAAAAATCGCGAGGGCTTTGCAGGCGCAACACCCCAATGCCGAGATCCTCTTTGAAATACCGGACAGGGCTATGGAGGCTCCTTCCGGTTTACGCCCCCTGTCTAAAACGACCTTTTACTTGAACGTGTGTACGGTCAAGGGGAACGCGGGCGCCATCAAACTCTTACGTTCCGTCCACGAAAGTTTTCCACAGGCCGCCGTCTACATCACGGGCTGCGCCCCCAAGGACTTTGTAGCCGAGGCGACCCGCGTTTGGAGCGGCATCCAGTTCACAAGCCTGCACGAAATTGAATTGCGGCAACCTGCAAAAGTGCTCTCCACGGGACCGCGACCCGCGCGCGTGCTGCGCGAATCGCCGTACGTGGGCATCGTGAACATCGAGGAAGGCTGCCTGGATGCCTGCGCCTTTTGCAGCACGCACCTTGTCAAAGGCAAGCTCAAAAGTTTTGAAGCTGGCGCCATCGTGGAGCAGGTTCAAAAGCTCGTTGGCGACGGTTGCCTCGAAATCCAGCTCAGCGGGCAGGACTGCGCCTGCTACGGATTCGACTTCGGCACCAACCTCGCCGAGCTCGTGCAAAACATTTTGGTGCACGTCCCAGGCAATTACAAACTGCGGCTCGGCATGGGGAACCCGCGGCACGTTTTGGGCTACCAAGAAGCGCTCCTTGACTGCTTTACCGACGAACGGGTGTACCAGTTCATCCACCTGCCCGTGCAAAGCGGGAGCGACCGCGTTCTAAAACTCATGAACCGGAGGCACAGCGTTGCCGACTACCGGCAACTGGCGGAATCCTTTGCCAAGCGGTTCCCGCTGTTCACGCTCAGCACCGACCTCATTGTGGGCCACCCCGGCGAGACCCCCGAGGACTTCGAAGAAACTTTGCAATTGCTCAAAGAAACGCGCCCGACCGTCTGCAACATCACCCGCTTTGTCGCGCGTCCGGGAACACCCGCCGCAAAACTCGACGGGCAAATCCCCGATGCGCTCAAGCACGAGCGTTCTGCACGGCTGTTCGAAGCCTTCCAGCAAATTGCCCTCGAAAACAATCGAAAGTGGGTCGGTAGCCAGTGTACCGTAGTCACCGAAAAGTGCGGCCACCGGCCTGGCACCACCATCGCCCGGAACACCGCCTACCGTCCCGTTGCCCTCGCGGGCGAATTCCCCGCGGGTCAAAGGCTGCAAGTCCGCATTGAGGGCGCCGAGCCCTTCGCGCTCACCGCCTCTGCACTCTAA
- a CDS encoding SpoIID/LytB domain-containing protein: protein MISSTALCAADDFELPDEIESVQPVDTIPSSSSAQTEEPAAPVNFAPIEASSVSDAPSTRQGSIQAARPAEIVAKKIPSALNRPVRVGVYTDVKELFVKLDGNEIHISASASKLKVSKGKDKPKTESSYQFKQSGRCTNIAPDKKTLNTSCFPGDFKILAKGNVLTAINIVPVEQYLRGVIPYEIGKLDSSRFSALEAQAIAARTYAYKHFGSRESVGFDIYADTKDQVYKGLHSATPLTDKAVKETAGIVMTYGGEFIIAYYHSTCGGETETLATWGRDDLPYLQSKPDLRPDGTPWCNESSYTNWERKFSDKETASLFKQNAKETKASITNFNEVQSISILDTLKSGRILTLEVTTDKGTYQVVGDKVRWLFKKNGSILPSSFFRIGHDEGGWIIRGKGFGHGVGLCQMGVRARAAAGQNFAEILTHYYPGITLERFEK, encoded by the coding sequence ATGATTTCGTCAACGGCACTGTGCGCTGCCGACGATTTTGAGTTGCCCGACGAAATCGAGAGCGTCCAGCCCGTAGACACGATCCCGTCCTCCAGCAGCGCCCAAACCGAAGAACCCGCTGCCCCGGTGAACTTTGCGCCAATAGAAGCCTCGAGCGTCTCGGACGCCCCCAGCACAAGGCAAGGCTCCATCCAAGCGGCACGCCCAGCCGAAATCGTCGCAAAAAAAATACCGTCCGCCCTGAACCGCCCGGTACGCGTGGGAGTCTACACCGACGTCAAGGAACTCTTTGTGAAGCTTGACGGCAACGAAATCCACATTAGTGCAAGCGCCAGCAAGCTCAAGGTTTCAAAGGGCAAAGACAAGCCCAAAACCGAGAGCAGCTACCAGTTCAAGCAAAGCGGGCGTTGCACGAACATCGCCCCCGACAAAAAGACACTGAACACCTCCTGCTTCCCGGGCGACTTCAAGATTCTCGCCAAGGGCAACGTCCTCACCGCCATCAACATTGTCCCGGTAGAGCAATACCTGCGCGGCGTCATCCCCTACGAAATCGGCAAGCTCGACAGCAGCCGCTTTAGCGCCCTCGAGGCGCAGGCCATAGCCGCGCGCACCTACGCCTACAAGCACTTTGGCAGCCGCGAATCCGTGGGGTTCGACATTTATGCCGACACCAAGGACCAGGTCTACAAAGGACTCCACAGCGCAACCCCGCTCACCGACAAGGCAGTCAAAGAGACCGCGGGCATCGTGATGACCTACGGTGGCGAATTCATTATCGCCTACTACCACTCCACCTGCGGAGGCGAAACCGAGACTCTCGCCACCTGGGGCCGTGACGACCTCCCCTACCTGCAAAGCAAACCGGACCTCCGCCCCGATGGTACCCCCTGGTGCAACGAGTCCAGCTACACCAACTGGGAACGCAAATTCAGCGACAAAGAAACCGCGAGCCTGTTCAAGCAAAACGCCAAGGAAACCAAGGCCTCCATCACAAACTTTAACGAAGTCCAAAGCATCTCCATCTTGGATACGCTCAAGAGCGGTCGCATATTGACCCTCGAAGTCACTACAGACAAAGGAACGTACCAAGTCGTAGGCGACAAGGTCCGCTGGCTGTTCAAAAAGAACGGCAGCATCCTCCCCTCCAGTTTTTTCCGCATTGGCCACGACGAAGGCGGTTGGATCATTCGCGGCAAAGGCTTCGGTCACGGCGTCGGGCTCTGCCAAATGGGCGTGCGCGCCCGTGCCGCCGCAGGCCAGAACTTCGCCGAGATCCTCACGCACTACTACCCGGGAATCACGCTGGAGCGCTTTGAAAAATGA
- the def gene encoding peptide deformylase: MAILPIRIYGDPVLRKKCEPITEITPELRQLAQDMLETMYDAPGCGLAAPQIGKNIRLVVIDTAIPGEEDPKPYIMFNPEWEPEEDAKPTDYDEGCLSLPDIFCNVVRPDKVCVRFFDINGEPQEIHNCEGLFARCIQHETDHLNGDLFVDKISTADRTLNQSKLRKMAKETQAKLKKK; encoded by the coding sequence ATGGCGATTCTCCCCATCCGTATTTACGGCGACCCGGTGCTCCGCAAAAAGTGCGAGCCCATCACCGAGATTACCCCCGAGCTCCGTCAGCTCGCGCAAGACATGCTCGAGACCATGTACGACGCTCCGGGCTGCGGTCTCGCCGCCCCGCAAATCGGCAAAAACATCCGCCTTGTGGTGATCGACACCGCAATCCCCGGCGAAGAGGATCCAAAGCCATACATCATGTTCAACCCGGAGTGGGAACCCGAAGAGGACGCCAAGCCCACCGACTACGACGAAGGCTGCCTGTCGCTTCCGGACATTTTCTGCAACGTGGTGCGCCCCGACAAGGTGTGCGTGCGATTCTTCGACATCAACGGCGAGCCGCAAGAAATCCATAACTGCGAAGGGCTCTTTGCCCGCTGCATCCAGCACGAAACGGACCACCTGAACGGGGACCTGTTTGTCGACAAGATTTCGACGGCGGACCGGACCCTGAACCAGTCCAAACTTCGCAAAATGGCCAAGGAAACGCAGGCCAAGCTGAAGAAGAAATAG
- the yajC gene encoding preprotein translocase subunit YajC — protein sequence MQIKTLLVTLATAASVFAQDAAQAEQPSALASFMPLILLFVVMWLFFIRPKNKEMKQMDAMRKALKKGDRVMTTAGIVGVVTNLEEGTNNVTVRTASTTLIEFDKSAILRVLNVEAKPEEKK from the coding sequence ATGCAGATCAAGACCCTCCTCGTTACCCTTGCCACCGCAGCCTCCGTTTTTGCCCAGGACGCCGCGCAGGCCGAACAGCCCAGCGCCCTCGCCAGCTTTATGCCGCTCATCCTCCTCTTTGTTGTGATGTGGCTCTTCTTTATTCGCCCCAAGAACAAAGAGATGAAGCAGATGGACGCCATGCGCAAGGCCCTCAAGAAGGGTGACCGCGTCATGACCACCGCAGGCATCGTGGGCGTCGTGACGAACCTCGAAGAAGGCACCAACAACGTCACCGTTCGTACCGCCTCCACCACGCTCATTGAATTCGACAAGTCCGCCATCCTCCGCGTGCTGAACGTCGAAGCCAAACCCGAAGAAAAGAAGTAA
- a CDS encoding Crp/Fnr family transcriptional regulator — translation MHIAAGEYLCLEGDKASTLYIVKSGMLVGSSKASESGALQNFGPGSIIGEFSLLESAPSELTLRAAENSEVLAIEQSTLQATLDKKPSWLRSILSFLTSRNHIAQENKKKGDLIQALPSLLYVFAAHLGETGADSIPLPLLYERVQSINSTSNEDTDKLLQSLEELGLLKVQELASQKVVRAESLQIIPLLYETLRYRALYQKISPNILSITDQMVLSTFVTLARESKTPLHNGLCTITTANLKDEAKKSMHGFTLTTRTLAPLVQRGLLQPSSTFDIHAPLENIDFFYADFDKILDLLELNRIFPLLDKKLV, via the coding sequence ATGCATATTGCCGCAGGCGAATACCTCTGCCTCGAAGGCGACAAGGCGAGCACCCTTTACATTGTAAAGTCGGGCATGTTGGTCGGGTCTTCCAAGGCAAGCGAGAGCGGCGCCCTCCAGAACTTTGGGCCGGGTAGCATCATCGGCGAATTCAGCCTGCTCGAGAGCGCCCCCAGCGAGCTCACGCTCCGCGCCGCCGAAAACAGCGAAGTTCTCGCCATAGAGCAATCGACGCTGCAGGCGACGCTCGATAAAAAGCCAAGCTGGCTCCGTTCCATTCTCTCGTTCCTCACGAGCCGTAACCACATTGCCCAAGAGAACAAAAAGAAGGGGGACCTAATCCAGGCGCTGCCCTCCCTGCTCTATGTGTTTGCCGCCCACCTCGGCGAAACGGGCGCCGACAGCATCCCGCTCCCGCTGCTTTACGAACGCGTACAATCCATCAACAGCACCAGCAACGAGGACACCGACAAGCTTTTGCAATCCCTCGAGGAACTAGGGCTCCTCAAGGTCCAGGAACTGGCGTCCCAAAAAGTTGTCCGCGCCGAGAGCCTGCAGATTATCCCGCTACTGTACGAAACGCTCCGCTACCGCGCCCTATACCAAAAAATCTCCCCGAACATCCTTTCGATTACCGACCAAATGGTCCTCAGCACATTCGTGACGCTCGCCCGCGAAAGCAAAACCCCGCTCCACAACGGGCTCTGCACCATCACTACCGCGAACCTCAAGGACGAAGCAAAAAAATCCATGCACGGATTCACGCTCACCACAAGGACGCTCGCCCCGCTGGTGCAGCGCGGCCTGTTGCAGCCGTCTAGCACGTTCGACATCCACGCCCCGCTCGAGAACATCGACTTTTTCTATGCCGACTTCGACAAAATTCTCGACCTGCTGGAACTCAACCGCATTTTCCCGCTCCTCGATAAAAAACTGGTGTAG
- a CDS encoding cyclic nucleotide-binding domain-containing protein, translating into MITGDSHQKVIPPTRSHVKAGFVVFSPDSKKRNIVILDKGELAAVERLGGIKNTIFKMHPGDLVGVAALLEREPFKYTIEATEDSTITVVTEECMESELKTLPVWLLAVIKSLSSKTRKFKEALYKPRCENTLKSLAEYCSHLNEKKPYSIGELVREFHWLTKIPEPAILEDLKALGRRKFIVVHGTGGKTEVQISNALLLRLFADYQKAQDQNVAWPPFQLSLLQKKLLVKISTIDHTQKKDAPGWIAFFEGEGLKIDVGEWIKILHLGWFAPQNDNLFTPSTDKVKYFLAALRFETNIKGVL; encoded by the coding sequence ATGATTACGGGGGATTCCCACCAAAAAGTTATCCCGCCCACGCGGTCTCACGTGAAGGCGGGTTTTGTTGTATTCTCTCCTGACTCCAAAAAGCGGAACATCGTCATTTTGGACAAGGGAGAACTCGCCGCCGTCGAGCGGCTGGGCGGAATCAAGAACACGATTTTCAAAATGCACCCCGGCGACCTGGTCGGGGTGGCCGCCCTTTTGGAACGCGAGCCCTTCAAGTACACAATCGAAGCCACAGAGGACTCCACCATCACGGTCGTGACCGAAGAATGCATGGAGTCCGAACTCAAGACGCTCCCCGTGTGGCTCCTCGCCGTCATCAAGTCGCTTTCGTCCAAAACACGCAAGTTCAAAGAAGCCCTGTACAAGCCCCGCTGCGAGAACACCCTCAAAAGCCTCGCCGAATACTGCAGCCATCTGAACGAAAAAAAGCCCTACTCCATAGGCGAACTGGTCCGCGAGTTCCACTGGCTGACCAAGATTCCCGAACCCGCCATTCTCGAGGACCTCAAGGCACTCGGGCGGCGCAAGTTCATTGTGGTGCACGGTACCGGCGGCAAAACTGAAGTGCAAATAAGCAACGCGCTCCTGCTCCGCCTCTTTGCCGATTACCAAAAGGCGCAAGACCAAAATGTGGCCTGGCCGCCGTTCCAGCTGAGCCTTCTGCAAAAAAAACTCCTGGTCAAGATTTCGACAATCGACCACACGCAAAAGAAGGACGCCCCTGGCTGGATTGCCTTTTTCGAAGGTGAAGGCCTCAAGATTGACGTTGGCGAATGGATCAAGATATTGCACTTGGGCTGGTTCGCCCCCCAGAACGACAACCTGTTTACCCCGAGTACAGACAAAGTAAAATACTTCTTGGCGGCGCTCCGCTTTGAGACCAACATCAAGGGGGTGCTCTAA
- the rplS gene encoding 50S ribosomal protein L19, which produces MSLNIEAIHNENVKTNVPEFRAGDTVTVNVKVIEGTKERIQPFKGVVIQQKNSGISKTLTVRKMSGSVAVERIFPVNSPRIDSIVLDKGGKVRQSRIYYMRELRGKAARIEEREA; this is translated from the coding sequence ATGTCCCTGAACATCGAAGCAATCCATAACGAAAACGTGAAGACCAACGTTCCGGAATTCCGCGCTGGCGACACCGTTACCGTTAACGTCAAGGTCATTGAAGGCACCAAGGAACGTATTCAGCCGTTCAAGGGTGTCGTGATTCAGCAGAAGAACTCCGGCATTTCCAAGACTCTTACCGTCCGTAAGATGTCTGGCTCCGTCGCCGTCGAACGTATCTTCCCGGTCAACAGCCCGCGTATCGACTCCATCGTGCTCGACAAGGGTGGCAAGGTCCGTCAGTCCCGCATTTACTACATGCGCGAACTCCGCGGTAAGGCTGCCCGTATCGAAGAACGCGAAGCCTAA
- the trmD gene encoding tRNA (guanosine(37)-N1)-methyltransferase TrmD, whose protein sequence is MRIDCVTIFPEMFAPMKASIMGRAQAKGIMEFNTVYLRDFAINDYGQVDDVPYGGEPGMVLRPEPLAKAIRSTGIKEDGGKVIYLTADGVPFTHKIAEELSKESHLVLVCGHYKGIDDRIRQTEVDMEISIGDFVVSGGELPAMVVTDAVVRLIDGALGHKESGETDSFAQGVLGWPVYTRPEEFEGKKVPEVLLSGHHKNISEWRRQESLKRTRERRPDIFEKLQLNTKFGDK, encoded by the coding sequence ATGAGAATCGACTGCGTCACCATTTTCCCCGAGATGTTCGCCCCCATGAAGGCGTCCATCATGGGACGTGCCCAGGCAAAGGGGATCATGGAGTTCAACACCGTCTACCTGCGCGACTTCGCCATCAACGACTACGGCCAGGTGGACGACGTCCCCTACGGCGGCGAACCGGGCATGGTACTCCGGCCCGAACCGCTCGCCAAGGCAATCCGCAGCACGGGCATCAAGGAAGACGGCGGCAAGGTCATCTACCTCACCGCCGACGGCGTCCCCTTCACCCACAAGATTGCCGAGGAACTCTCAAAGGAAAGCCACCTGGTGCTTGTTTGCGGGCACTACAAGGGAATCGACGACCGCATCCGCCAGACCGAGGTCGACATGGAGATTTCCATAGGCGATTTCGTGGTCAGCGGGGGCGAACTGCCGGCGATGGTCGTGACCGATGCCGTGGTCCGGCTCATTGACGGCGCCCTCGGGCACAAGGAAAGCGGCGAAACCGACTCCTTTGCGCAGGGCGTACTGGGATGGCCGGTCTACACCCGCCCCGAGGAATTCGAGGGCAAAAAGGTCCCGGAAGTGCTCCTTTCGGGCCACCACAAGAACATTTCGGAGTGGCGACGCCAAGAATCGCTAAAAAGAACGCGAGAAAGGCGCCCAGACATCTTTGAAAAACTGCAATTAAATACTAAATTTGGCGACAAATAA
- the rimM gene encoding ribosome maturation factor RimM (Essential for efficient processing of 16S rRNA), translating into MPESEAYITVCQLMRTHGVKGYIKAMPLTHDLNRHASLKNVLLKKTNGEEVELELEDSKLANTLWLLKFKGYDTPESLVHFVNGDIMIPESERLPAPEGEYYLDDLEGFRVHTEDGRDVGKVLEVQELPTVNAFHIQFDAEFQGEFSTKSILAPWIGDCVKQIDEEGRFILCDADYLRALCPEVRE; encoded by the coding sequence ATGCCTGAATCCGAAGCCTACATCACCGTCTGCCAACTCATGCGCACGCATGGTGTCAAAGGCTACATAAAGGCAATGCCCCTGACTCACGACTTGAACCGCCATGCGAGCCTCAAGAACGTGCTGCTCAAAAAGACGAACGGCGAAGAAGTGGAACTGGAGTTAGAAGACTCCAAGCTGGCGAACACCCTCTGGCTCCTCAAGTTCAAGGGTTACGACACTCCCGAATCCCTCGTCCACTTTGTGAACGGAGACATCATGATTCCCGAGTCCGAGAGGTTGCCCGCCCCCGAGGGCGAATACTACCTGGACGACCTCGAAGGGTTCCGCGTCCACACCGAAGACGGTCGAGACGTGGGTAAGGTTCTCGAAGTGCAGGAACTCCCGACCGTGAACGCCTTCCACATCCAGTTCGACGCCGAGTTCCAAGGCGAATTCAGCACCAAGTCCATCCTCGCCCCGTGGATAGGCGACTGCGTCAAGCAGATTGACGAGGAAGGCAGGTTCATATTGTGCGACGCCGACTACCTGCGCGCCCTCTGCCCCGAGGTCCGCGAATGA
- the rpsP gene encoding 30S ribosomal protein S16 produces MATVIRLARFGKRHNPIYRAVVIDSRKARDDSFIEQVGFYNPNLKKAEIRFDQEKVMKWLMTGAQPSDTVRNLLKKVGIMDLFHEVKAGRSIEGKTATPRADKEKKAKLGPKAKAKIEAEKAAKEAAAAEAAAAAEAPAEAAAEAPAAEA; encoded by the coding sequence ATGGCAACTGTTATCCGTCTCGCTCGCTTTGGCAAGCGTCACAACCCCATCTACCGCGCCGTGGTCATCGACAGCCGTAAGGCCCGCGACGACAGCTTTATCGAACAGGTCGGTTTCTACAACCCGAACCTCAAGAAGGCCGAAATCCGCTTTGACCAGGAAAAGGTCATGAAGTGGCTCATGACTGGCGCCCAGCCGTCCGACACCGTCCGCAACCTCCTCAAGAAGGTTGGCATCATGGACCTGTTCCACGAAGTCAAGGCCGGTCGCTCCATCGAAGGCAAGACCGCCACTCCGCGCGCCGACAAGGAAAAGAAGGCCAAGCTCGGTCCTAAGGCCAAGGCCAAGATCGAAGCCGAAAAGGCTGCCAAGGAAGCCGCCGCTGCTGAAGCTGCCGCTGCCGCCGAAGCCCCGGCCGAAGCTGCTGCCGAAGCCCCGGCCGCCGAAGCCTAA